One region of Candidatus Abyssobacteria bacterium SURF_5 genomic DNA includes:
- a CDS encoding FAD-dependent oxidoreductase — protein MEEDTRSDMASDDGKISRRSFLAGAAAGAAGAWGISYGLKAMAVDPSRPPDLYEFFLDNFWFKEAELERERLNPPLKGSHQADIVIIGGGFTGLSSALHLSRLLPQKKIVLLEGACCGYGASGRNGGFCDAGIPGLMDYVHEAGPELGRKAFDATLYGLKQIRELSTEHGVKCDFEENGMLEAAMDEEQAENLEKEYELYKTMGLDATIVQGQELKMEVNSPRYLALLKFPYGGIVNPAKLARGMKPLIEKAGVEVHECTVVMRVTPGKQHRVETEMGEITAPILVLGLNGYSSKIGFFKNRVMPLCSYVIATEPLSQAQWDSIGWKNRQGMADMRVLFDYQRPSADGRIVIGGSDYPYFANDQLSSGNNKPVIELLTQSLLTTFPQLEGIRIDHAWGGTMGFTLDFTPSVGVLGDDNNLFYGVAYNGEGVAFGQTAGRIIAELVAGERSGLTDLFVLNHKIPYAGPQSARFLSARLHKWYLTRTSSKTVR, from the coding sequence ATGGAAGAAGACACAAGATCTGATATGGCGTCAGATGATGGGAAGATTTCTCGCCGTTCTTTCCTTGCCGGGGCGGCTGCCGGCGCGGCAGGCGCTTGGGGGATCTCTTACGGATTAAAGGCGATGGCCGTTGACCCCTCACGTCCGCCCGATCTTTACGAATTCTTTCTTGACAACTTCTGGTTCAAGGAGGCCGAGCTCGAGCGCGAGCGCCTGAATCCACCGCTGAAAGGCAGCCATCAAGCAGACATCGTGATTATCGGCGGCGGCTTTACCGGGCTGTCATCGGCTTTGCATCTGAGCCGCCTGCTGCCTCAGAAGAAGATCGTGCTGCTTGAAGGCGCCTGTTGCGGGTACGGCGCGAGCGGGCGCAATGGCGGTTTTTGCGACGCCGGCATCCCGGGATTGATGGATTATGTGCATGAGGCCGGGCCGGAGCTTGGCCGGAAGGCGTTTGACGCCACACTTTACGGCCTGAAGCAGATCAGAGAGCTTTCGACGGAGCATGGAGTCAAGTGCGATTTCGAGGAGAACGGAATGCTCGAGGCGGCAATGGATGAGGAGCAGGCCGAGAATCTCGAAAAGGAGTATGAGCTATATAAGACGATGGGGCTCGACGCAACCATTGTGCAGGGACAGGAACTGAAAATGGAGGTAAACTCGCCGCGGTATCTTGCGCTCTTGAAATTCCCGTACGGCGGCATAGTAAATCCCGCCAAATTGGCGCGCGGTATGAAACCGCTGATCGAGAAGGCCGGGGTCGAGGTGCACGAATGCACAGTTGTCATGCGGGTGACTCCGGGCAAACAGCATCGTGTTGAGACGGAGATGGGGGAGATCACCGCGCCCATACTCGTTCTGGGTCTGAATGGATATTCCTCAAAAATCGGCTTCTTCAAGAATCGCGTAATGCCGCTCTGTAGCTATGTGATCGCGACTGAACCTCTGAGCCAGGCGCAGTGGGACTCAATCGGGTGGAAGAACAGACAGGGAATGGCAGATATGCGGGTTCTATTCGATTACCAGCGTCCAAGCGCCGACGGCAGAATAGTCATCGGAGGTTCCGATTATCCCTATTTCGCCAACGACCAACTCAGTTCAGGGAACAATAAACCGGTCATCGAGTTGTTGACGCAGAGCCTGCTGACGACATTTCCGCAACTCGAAGGCATCCGAATCGATCACGCATGGGGCGGCACTATGGGTTTTACCCTTGATTTTACGCCGTCGGTCGGCGTATTGGGAGATGATAACAATTTGTTTTATGGCGTCGCCTATAACGGCGAAGGAGTCGCTTTTGGGCAGACTGCAGGCCGAATCATTGCGGAGCTTGTAGCCGGCGAGCGGAGCGGACTGACGGATTTATTTGTGTTGAATCATAAAATTCCCTATGCCGGACCGCAAAGCGCGCGGTTTCTTTCGGCTCGCCTGCACAAGTGGTATCTCACCCGAACGTCGTCGAAGACGGTTCGATGA
- a CDS encoding MFS transporter: MSHSISPQKTGRVFFGWYIVCAGFICLWINAGIGFYSFPVFLVELTNKLGWGRGSTAVGISITFIIGGFASPVVGRLLPNLGPKKLIIAGSILMSLAFIAFSFMTALWQFYLICSFLAIGLSCTGTMPASYVISDWFQRKRGRAMGIMMIGVGLGGLTFVPLTNRLIQSLELRQTFIAYGLFISLAIVPITSIIIRRRPAEAGVMPDGDLEAVARTSGSDSSSPAAPVSWKLKEALRTKTFWAIAAAFLLATFGQTPILIHQVAYFQDIGISAEKAAAALGLCAFLGIGGKLFFGAMADRYPARYAMMLCFGLQFVGTLLLLKTGGLGSPYWFVIVWGFAMGGVIALEPLIVVECFGMESFGVILGMLYVLTTIGGSSGAPFAGFIFDFFKSYNAAFVLFAVTYLFATAFSLLAVPPCKISIRPTIL, from the coding sequence ATGAGTCATTCCATCTCTCCCCAAAAAACGGGACGTGTGTTTTTTGGCTGGTACATTGTCTGTGCCGGATTCATCTGTTTGTGGATCAATGCCGGGATTGGCTTCTATTCTTTCCCCGTCTTCCTGGTGGAGTTGACCAATAAGCTGGGATGGGGAAGAGGGTCCACCGCAGTTGGCATCTCGATCACCTTTATCATTGGGGGCTTTGCGAGTCCGGTCGTCGGCAGATTGCTGCCGAATTTGGGGCCGAAGAAACTTATTATCGCCGGCTCCATTCTCATGAGCCTCGCGTTTATCGCGTTCAGCTTCATGACGGCGCTCTGGCAATTCTACCTCATTTGCTCCTTCCTCGCCATCGGGTTGAGCTGCACCGGAACAATGCCTGCCAGTTACGTGATCTCCGACTGGTTTCAGAGAAAACGGGGAAGGGCAATGGGAATCATGATGATAGGCGTCGGATTGGGCGGACTAACCTTTGTTCCATTGACTAACCGGCTCATTCAATCGCTCGAGCTGCGACAAACCTTCATTGCCTATGGGCTCTTTATCAGCTTGGCTATTGTTCCGATTACCAGTATTATCATCAGACGAAGGCCAGCCGAGGCAGGAGTGATGCCCGATGGAGACCTAGAAGCGGTCGCGCGCACAAGCGGCTCTGACTCCTCTTCGCCTGCGGCGCCGGTTTCCTGGAAGCTCAAGGAAGCGCTTCGTACAAAAACCTTCTGGGCAATCGCCGCCGCCTTTCTTTTGGCAACCTTTGGGCAGACTCCCATCCTCATTCATCAGGTCGCTTACTTTCAGGATATCGGTATATCAGCCGAGAAGGCTGCGGCCGCACTTGGCCTGTGCGCTTTCTTGGGGATCGGCGGAAAGTTGTTTTTCGGGGCAATGGCCGACCGCTATCCCGCCCGCTATGCAATGATGCTTTGTTTCGGGCTGCAATTCGTGGGAACGCTCCTTCTGCTAAAAACCGGAGGCTTGGGCTCCCCCTACTGGTTTGTAATCGTTTGGGGATTCGCGATGGGGGGAGTAATTGCGTTGGAGCCGCTTATCGTGGTTGAATGTTTCGGAATGGAATCTTTTGGAGTAATTCTCGGCATGCTCTACGTCCTGACCACAATCGGCGGGTCCTCGGGGGCTCCGTTTGCGGGATTCATATTCGATTTTTTCAAGAGTTATAATGCTGCTTTTGTGCTGTTCGCTGTTACCTATCTCTTTGCGACTGCTTTCAGCCTGCTTGCGGTGCCGCCATGCAAGATTTCCATCCGGCCAACCATTCTGTAA